The genomic region GACaggtatttctcttattttaacttttgtctACTTTACCTATTCAATAATAAAGTGATGTGATGATAACCCAATTATGTATAAGcaggtttgtgggttttttcctctctgaagaaataaatctgtgtgtctcttctctctctaccacttTCTTTGCCCAACTTCTATGAATTACTATGATACTCAATACCGGTTGGATAAGTAACTGTCCTTATCTTGAGAAAGCCATTTTGAATCTTTGTACTTACTcagtaaaattctttttataaatctCACATATGTCATGAGGAAATAATTGGGAAAGCACATTGGAagactttaaatatttggtaactggtaaaagagttagtatccaaaacagaTTAACACATATGACTTGATAGTCTTTTCCTGTGTTAGCTGTGTTTTGGTAGTTATTATCATTTGCCCTGTAAATCTTAGAGGATATAATTTGACCAACTCTACATTCAAATCTGTGCGTATTTGAGTCTGTTTTATAACAATCTTGACAAGAGTTTGTAGGTTAAAAATAtgcattacagaaataaaaaaaaatataagaaattgtctgatttattttgcaaGCATTCTTaacattaaaaagttttaatttccagatattaaaatggaaactttAGAGCTCTAAGGAACAACTTagaatttgtttctatttatgaCTACTTCTGTTGACCACTTAGTGGGAAGCACTGTATTCAGATCACAGCACAACAATTATTATACATCAAAAGGACAATTGTTATGataatataatggaaaaaagaaagtaggtgGGGGAGTGAGGTTGGGGGGACTGGTTGAAATTAATTGTAAAGTGTTCATTTCTACTTATGAGCATAGGAGCACTTGATGTTTGAATCTTACcaatcatttattaaatgcctccATATTCCATATAGTACATTAGGGAAGAATATAAATATCTTTGGTCCTGGGGAGCTAACATTCTAATAAGGGGTGTAGGCAGTAAGCTGAAGAAATAAGTATAATGATAGAAACAATAGTTAATTATATAGTATGTTAGAAGATGTTGCATTGTATGagaaaatgcaacaaaataaAGGGATATGGAATGTGTAGGGAAGGGGATATTGATAGGCATGAGTTACGATGTTCAATAGTATAGGCAGGATAGGCTTCAACAAGATGTCACTTGAGTAAAGACTATGTAGGTGAAGGAGTTAGCTATATGGAAAACTTCAGGGGGAATCTTAAAAAAGTTGGAAGAAACAACAACTGCAAGGGCCTCATGATGGGAACATTCCTGAAATAGTCAAAGACCAGCAAGGAAGCCACTGGGCTggaatggaggtgggggagagggagagttgAGAATGCTGTCAGAAATTACTCTGGGAGTAGGGCAAACTTTGCAGGATTCTGTAGGCATGATGAAGGCTTCCGGTTTTTGCTCTCAATGTGGTGGAGTATTGAGTTTTGAGCAGGAGAAATGATCTGGTCACCTAGACAGATGTATTGAAAACAGGCAGTAAACAAAAGTGGAAGCCAGGAAGCTATTGCACTAATTCTTAGAAGAGATGACTGTGACTTACACCATGGTGGTAGCACTAAGCAGTGGTTGGATTTTAGATGGGTTTTGAAGGTAGATCCACTAGAATTTCCTGGTGGGATGCATGTAGGCAACAATGACTAGAGTTTCTGGTCTGAGGAACTAGAAGGATGGAATTATCATTACCTGAGATGGGAAGATATCTGGGGGGTAGATTTGGCAGAGACAGTCAAAGTTcctatttatttaagtctttgtcttctccttcttccctagTCTTCTTGCATATCTGTTCTCATTCATTTTACcgctccaactttttttttttcttcccttccttgtgTCCGTGTCTTAAGCCTGCTGCTGAGAACCAATGGCATTCATTGGGCATCCATGAATCCTGTGTGTCACTCAAggccaaagaggttgctgtccTCTGGGAACATCCTTTTATAtcactttttatttcagagaataaTTACTGAAAGGgatttttgttaaatgtttataattaaaacaacaagcaGTCATTGTTATTCATGTTGCAGAGTCATTTGATGTCACAAAATGCATGAGTTTCACGCTAAATGAGCAGTTCATGGAGAAATATGTTGATCCTGGAAACCACAATAGTGGGATTGATCTACTTCGGACCTGTGAGTACACTGATCTCAGCAGTACAGTTgggggaagaaggaaataaattttccATTCATTGATCTCCATTATTGGAACAAGATGTGTCCATACATTGCATCAGTTTGGAATAAGATCTCTAGTGATATCCCAGTGAACTCTGTTCTGttgataacatattttaaagttagATACATACTTACCAAATTGGAAGTATGAATATATTGGATGACAGAATCTAGACCTCCGCAAAAGATGTTATTAGTTGGTCCTTTTAAAGAGTAAATTTAATAGGGCTAAATAATAAATTCCTGTATTTGAGATAAGCATTTCAGTTACTTGGGTTCAGATAGGGATCTGTGAAAAAGTTGACTACAAGCTCTATATGAGTCAAGGGTCAGGACTACCAAAAATGTTAATCCAGTCTTAGGCTGTAGTAACAGAAATATAgatatcaaaaacaaatgaaagtattTATTGGGAGCATTCTGTTCTTTGACAGACGACCTAGAAAATACAGCCTTCATATTTGGACCTGATATTCAGGCTGTAGAGACTTCCTGGAGCTTGTGCATAGAATGACCATGTCATGAGGGGAAGCATTGAATAAATATGGCAAGTAGACTTGACCCTGGAATAATGTAGGGGTTAGAGCACTGACCCCTTCAAATAGTCGAAAATCCATACATAACTTTTGACTTCTCCAGAACATAACTACTAACAGCCTCCAGTTGATCAGaagtcttaccaataacataGAACGGTCAACTGAgacatattttgtaatatatatatatatattatatgctatattattacataaagtaagctagagaaaagagaatgttaccaagaaagtcataaggaagagaaaatacatttacagtcctGTTCTATTAGAAATTTGCATGTATGTCAGCCTGTATAGTTAAACTGTGTTATTCAAGGTATTCAGTTTTGTATTGCAGATATATAAGAAGAAGTTTATTACTAAATGTGTTTGAAGGGAAGTTGGAGAAAAGACTTTTATGTAGttccaaaaagtaaaatgagCCCTAGAAGGTCAAATTTGGTTTAGAGTTGATATTAAGATATtactaataattaaaatagtgtaAAAATGGAAGTCATGTCAAGTCCATCAGCTTTCCTCTCCTGTTGAGGGAAATTATGATAATTAAAGCTGCCATTTATTGAATGCTGAGATCCTCTGCTCTGtgctttatgtatattatttcaaCAGGTCTTTTATAACCACCATTCATTTACTTCTTAATCCTGCCATGAGATCCTAGAAGGATGTagattcatttatatgtggaaccaGAAGGTTTTGCTTCAAATGCTGGCTCTACTGATTACTATGTTACCCTGTACAAGTTATTTATACctcttgcttctgttccctcatttataaaatggagatcataATAGTACATCCTTCATAGGGATTTTGGGAGGATTAATACACAAAGCATCAGTGCCTGATACAGTGAGCCCTCAGTAACTGCTAACTGTTAGTGTCCGTTTGCTTTTATCAGGTAGCATCTTTTTGAACAAAGTGCTTTAAAGAAGAATCCCCAATATTAAAGTAttcctttctcactttttaaaaaaagattttaaaatttattttagagagattgggaaggagagagcatgagtggggggaggggcagagggagaaagaattttagGCAGACTCCTCAGTGAGCTTTGAGCCCAAGACTGGGCTctttctcaggaccctgagatcaccacctgctCAGAAACCAAGAGTGGTATGCTCAACCAGTAGTGCCATCCAGGGGTCCCTCCTTTCTCACTTTTTGAGAAAAGGTCTAATAAGTACATGAAAGAAATTGCCATTGTGAAAAACTGTCTGAAATTGTGGtaacatatctttttttctctttttcaaaatcagaTCTTTGGCGTTGCCAGTTCCTTTTACCTTTTGTTAGTCTAGGTTTGATGTGCTTTGGGGCTGTGATTGGACTTTGTGCTTGCATTTGCCGGAGTTTGTACCCCACCATTGCCACAGGCATTCTCCATCTCCTGGCAGGTGAGTCTTGTCATTATACAAACCTTTTATCTTCTTCCTGTTCTCATAGAGACAGAGTCATAATTCTTAAACATTCACATATTGTTGCCCTGTCATGTTGCCTGAAAAGCTCTTACGAGGCTCTTACctagttatgttttgttttcctccaaggTCTCTGTACGCTGGGCTCAGTGAGTTGTTATGTCGCTGGAATTAAGCTACTCCACCAGAAGCTAGAGCGACCTGAGAATGTGTCTGGTGAATTTGGATGGTCCTTCTGCCTGGCTTGCGTCTCAGCTCCCTTACAGTTCATGGCTTCTGCTCTCTTCATCTGGGCTGCTCATACCAACCGGAAAGAGTACACCTTAATGAAGGCATATCGTGTGGCATGAGTGGGAAGCTGCCTGCTTTGcaattgccattttatttttcaatattaataTTCTCCTTGTCTCCCCCcccattgtttttaatttattttttttctttgtggataTACCATTTTATCCTGAAAATCCATTCTATTTATTCACACAGACAGTTGTTTCTTAATAccactaaaatttatatggattaTTCCGAATGAGTCCATCTTTTAAACAAACTAATCTAGGTTCAGAGTCCAGACAGCAAGAAATGGGTAGACACTTGCCACACATTTGTGAAAGAAAACTGATAGTGGGAAATTGACCCAGACACATCTACTGAAGTCTTTTAGAtttctcagtaaatatctgttgaactGGAAACTCTTCAGTGTCTCTGAGAAAACTCTCATCGTTGTCAGAACTTAGGGTCACTTTGCCATTGTAGATAGCCTGTCAGCCAGAGCATTAATgctattttcaaagattttaagcTATATAAAATGAGATTATCTAAGATCCTTATCCCCAAATACGGGCATACAGCTTTATTCAAGGTGAAGTACGGCAGCTGTTTAACTAAACTGTGTCTGTCTGcaagaaaggaagtgaaaaatataGTGTTTACTGGAAATTTTAATTTCGTAACTACAAGAATTCCAATTCAGCCAGACAAGAGGATTAACCTCATTTTACTTtacctttttttgtatttttttttttttttttaagcttccttAATGTCAGTAGGATTTTCGGTACAACCAAACCATTTTGGATTTTTGCTCCTTGCCTCCTCACACATCAGGCTTATTAAGAGTGCTTTCTTTCTAACACGACTTTGGGGTCACAGAGTAATATTTTCCAACTCCTTTCTATTTATTCCAGCTCAGTACCATGAAGAAGGTTCCACCGTAATGACCCCCCGGAGCTAGGAAAACTACCACAAGACCTAAAGCTTTGGCTGGTCATTAACTTCCAACTATGGTCTTTATTTCTTGTGGTGAAATGATGTGCCTTTCCTTGCCTAAATCCCTTCCTGGTGTGTATCAACATTATTTAACATCTCctaattcagtcatttttttataaatatgtctataaacattgaactttaaaaaaatcttatttacttattccaTTACTGTAGCACttgacagattttaaaaaatgtaacttagTAATTTCTTACAGTATCCTaaatctgtcttttttaaaaaataaaaaaatgagaagaaactcAATTGTGTATCATGTCTGAGTTGATTTAAATCTCAATATTTCAGGATAAAGAAGTACAGGATTCTGAATGAGGATctctgtttctttggaaaatgccTTTTTCTGGTATCTCTGTTTTATCTTCCAAAAAATATGGGAACTCCTTGCCCTCATTAGAAAATAagagcttctttatccattatgtttcagagttttaaaaacatgtttttagagtagttttatgATCCTATGTGTCCTATTTAATGtggctagatttttttaaaagtcatataaTGGCTATTAGTGTTTGTGTTCTATAGCACAGAAATAATCAAGTCTGCTTCTGACTTACAGCAGAGCCAGTATTACTCTGTAGCTGATAACTGCCTATGCAGTTGCTGCTTACTCACTTTTCTACCTCTTCCTCACTCCTCACGTTTCGTTGCCTTTCAGCACATTTTGTGGAAGGTAGAAAAGCTAAGTAAACATACAAAGCTTTTGGGCACAACGTTTTAAAATTATTGACCAACATGACATTTTTGTATTGGGAGATACTTATTTTGGACAACGTCCCCTCTTGTCACCCCAAGTTGTCTGTGACTGTCAGTCCAACACCAGTCTTTAATATGTACTGTGGAAACTCAAGTTACTATGCGACTTTGAGTTCCAGCCTCACTGGTAGTATCCTGAAGCATGGGAAGCCGGCATCATAAGCCCTGGTGTTACCTATGTGTTGTGGTTGATATTTCAAGCACAGCTGAGGTGGTCTTTTgtgaagacttttttctttcGAACACATAGAGCTGTGTTATTTCATTTGATGTGAAAATTAGTTTTTCAGCTGTCTCTTGTGTCTGTTCAGGTGGAACCATATGAAATTGGTGATATTTGACCATTTTGACAAGTATAGTTTTGTTCATCTCTTTTCACCGAATCTTTGAAAGCCACCCCCAAAGTTAAAACTCAGTTTTCAGAACATGAGTTTTATGGCAATTTAAGaatcatgttttaaaatcttaatttcatGGTTCCTAATCTCATCAAGTGATGTGAATAAATCTCTTTTAATCCTTTTTGGCAAAAgattcatttcaaaaatttttagagaTAGCCATAAAGACAGTAAAAGTTAAcacaataaaatgggaataatcctttcaaaaatttttagagatagccataaaaacagtaaaagttgacacaataaaatgggaataatcctagaagaatttatttgtttagttaaCACTGCACCTACTATCTATGTCATGATACTCTAGGGTCTCAGTAACTTAATAATGAAGTAATAGTAATGTGTTAATACTTGCCTGCTTAAAGtacttctgtgtttttgtgttggggtggaggggagggaaaaagttGGTAAGTTACTTAAAGATGGACTGATGTAGTCACACCAGTGACTTCAGCCTTTCTGCCCCTCTCAGTCTTCTAGACTTCTGTTCTTGTTTCTCTTCATGCAGCTTGTGTTGTCATTGGTATATTCAGGAG from Mustela erminea isolate mMusErm1 chromosome 1, mMusErm1.Pri, whole genome shotgun sequence harbors:
- the CLDND1 gene encoding claudin domain-containing protein 1 isoform X2, translating into MDNRFATAFVIACVLSLISTIYMAASIGTDFWYEYRSPVQENSSDLNKSIWADFASDEADEKTYNDALFRFNGTMGLWRRCITIPQNTYWYSPPERTESFDVTKCMSFTLNEQFMEKYVDPGNHNSGIDLLRTYLWRCQFLLPFVSLGLMCFGAVIGLCACICRSLYPTIATGILHLLAGLCTLGSVSCYVAGIKLLHQKLERPENVSGEFGWSFCLACVSAPLQFMASALFIWAAHTNRKEYTLMKAYRVA
- the CLDND1 gene encoding claudin domain-containing protein 1 isoform X1, translating into MDNRFATAFVIACVLSLISTIYMAASIGTDFWYEYRSPVQENSSDLNKSIWADFASDEADEKTYNDALFRFNGTMGLWRRCITIPQNTYWYSPPERTVIVIHVAESFDVTKCMSFTLNEQFMEKYVDPGNHNSGIDLLRTYLWRCQFLLPFVSLGLMCFGAVIGLCACICRSLYPTIATGILHLLAGLCTLGSVSCYVAGIKLLHQKLERPENVSGEFGWSFCLACVSAPLQFMASALFIWAAHTNRKEYTLMKAYRVA
- the CLDND1 gene encoding claudin domain-containing protein 1 isoform X3 — encoded protein: MGGDRLENKTSVSVASWSSLNARMDNRFATAFVIACVLSLISTIYMAASIGTDFWYEYRSPVQENSSDLNKSIWADFASDEADEKTYNDALFRFNGTMGLWRRCITIPQNTYWYSPPERTVIVIHVAESFDVTKCMSFTLNEQFMEKYVDPGNHNSGIDLLRTYLWRCQFLLPFVSLGLMCFGAVIGLCACICRSLYPTIATGILHLLAGLCTLGSVSCYVAGIKLLHQKLERPENVSGEFGWSFCLACVSAPLQFMASALFIWAAHTNRKEYTLMKAYRVA